In Streptomyces sp. NBC_00483, a single window of DNA contains:
- a CDS encoding ATP-binding cassette domain-containing protein produces the protein MTDATPLLRVENLVVEYRSGRLRSTKRIIDDVSLDIAPGETLGLVGESGSGKTTIGRAVLGLAPVTSGRILLDGTDISGLRRRERRDRARDVQAIFQDPYSSLNPSMSIADILAEPIREGTPASRRGRVRELLDAVGLPTDAGRRRAREFSGGQRQRIAIARALALSPRLIICDEPTSALDMSTQTRVLGLLKEIQQRTDVSYLFISHDLGVVREMSDRTAVLLGGRIVEQGTAEQIARDPQHPYSRRLQMATPVADPVLQARRREERLAMLREQAAAG, from the coding sequence ATGACGGACGCAACCCCGCTGCTGCGGGTGGAGAATCTCGTCGTCGAGTACCGGTCGGGGCGCCTGCGCTCGACGAAGCGGATCATCGACGACGTCAGCCTCGACATCGCACCGGGCGAAACGCTCGGCCTGGTCGGGGAATCCGGCTCGGGCAAGACGACGATCGGGCGCGCGGTCCTCGGGCTCGCCCCGGTCACGTCGGGCCGCATCCTGCTCGACGGCACGGACATCAGCGGCCTGCGCCGCCGCGAGCGGCGTGACCGTGCCCGCGACGTGCAGGCGATCTTCCAGGACCCGTACTCGTCGCTGAACCCGTCGATGTCGATCGCGGACATCCTCGCCGAGCCGATCCGCGAGGGGACCCCGGCCTCGCGACGGGGGCGGGTACGCGAACTCCTCGACGCCGTCGGTCTGCCCACGGACGCCGGGCGGCGGCGGGCGCGGGAGTTCTCCGGCGGCCAGCGCCAGCGCATCGCGATCGCGCGCGCCCTGGCACTGAGCCCGCGTCTCATCATCTGCGACGAACCGACCAGTGCCCTGGACATGAGCACCCAGACCCGCGTACTCGGCCTGCTCAAGGAGATCCAGCAACGCACCGACGTGTCCTACCTGTTCATCAGCCACGACCTGGGCGTCGTACGCGAGATGAGCGACCGCACCGCGGTGCTGCTCGGCGGCCGCATCGTGGAACAGGGCACGGCCGAGCAGATCGCCCGGGACCCCCAACACCCGTACAGCCGAAGGCTGCAGATGGCCACACCCGTCGCCGACCCCGTACTGCAGGCACGGCGCCGCGAGGAACGCCTGGCGATGCTGCGCGAGCAGGCGGCCGCGGGCTGA
- a CDS encoding glycosyl hydrolase: MDQDLTDLFDNPPAHNGPVPLWWWSGGPVTRERVRWQLERFVQGAIHDVVLMNLAPKGPTYGAQPDDPPWFSERWWDLVTYTCDVADELGVRLWFYDQIGFSGANVQGTVVATHPEAAGRVLRTAVTEVGEDGTLPLAERDHVVGVYGDRAGDGWQRLDVRDSRVDAAPGTRIRVVTWRDTAFDYLDPHACSLLLDAVHGEFERRLGDRLGNVITGSFQDELPAMPTWSARFAAEFQRRRGYDLLDHLPSLWERGGDADDAVRADYHLVRTELAEEAFFRPLGEWHERWGMLVGADQTNPARAGWPTQSSQLYGDYFTTHRWINAVGSDHEGDARVHSSMADLYGHPRVWIESFHSSGWGGTLEDTWDWLLPFFRSGADLYNPHAAYLDTRAGWFEWAPPGTDFRQPYYAVYPSFARAVARTSALLTWGDHVVDVGVLYPSTTGHAELAPDEPIDYFGEGPIGGPHERADRAHITYQALTGTNNWFRHTPSLLDRAGIDFDVVDEDSLHRATAGDGQLRVGALGFRTVLLPSVTHLRPGTAEQLVALLDAGGQVVVVGADPVTVTGRDSSPALAALVEHPKLVHADTPEQAVRLTADAGTPAWAPHGLRARRRGDVTAAFVPAAEPNATAYPLRQDPDSLHWDEIDFDPGRYAARTHVDVAGPVAEAEVWNPATGERRPAPIAPSSAGSRIEVDLAGAPAVFVVWRAGERRPEHPAQPAAATPAPPVVEEPLDDGWTHELVPTLDNTWGDMALPAGPDDVPLEVWRMRWRDGEAEPVDVRATFGQQVLVHGPSATPPGPLGERDAERVRQGAELADPDWQLHRFSASRGLDTDHGHRYEPKGFVPEEFLVLPAPGEGEHLSVRTVLRVEEPGPYLLTVAAPAAKQVWFDGVPCTADGDRYATTMPVRFSGRTAVLEYRVGAGELPATVHGNHPETLGSWFMLERPQQHVERPEFIAPGQVAGGEGDVRTRFRTPSDADGVTLVTGSTAALRIELDSVPVARQEKVQYYENDAGDRPMFFTHHLGPLPAGEHELRVVAETADPEHAVSVDALVHGKGLRQTVVSGPEWTSGADGPPARVKRGLGAGLTHTHTARRPHPLPDAAWLTGRPQVGEPAVRFSAARSAAPRLQEFEVLLPAGAVEASLPVPVESAELAGAAVSVEAGRLTLDRPLDRPATLIVRTAPRAFDVGGAAWDGPLVVRTESFVGPFEDWRDAGLGAWSGAVRSTRSIHVAERERVRLDLGRVRGAVVIAVDDNAVGELFCSPFALDLGELAPGEHRLTVTVYGTLAPRLDSISPTHFLRPSQLHTGVRGPVRLTRRSVGGDAHVT, encoded by the coding sequence GTGGACCAGGACTTGACCGACCTCTTCGACAACCCGCCGGCACACAACGGCCCCGTCCCGCTGTGGTGGTGGAGCGGCGGCCCGGTCACGCGCGAGCGCGTGCGGTGGCAGCTGGAGCGCTTCGTCCAGGGTGCGATCCACGACGTCGTCCTCATGAACCTCGCGCCGAAGGGACCGACGTACGGGGCACAACCCGACGACCCGCCGTGGTTCAGCGAGCGGTGGTGGGACCTCGTCACCTACACATGCGACGTCGCCGACGAACTCGGCGTCCGCCTCTGGTTCTACGACCAGATCGGGTTCTCGGGGGCCAACGTCCAAGGCACCGTCGTGGCCACGCACCCGGAGGCGGCGGGGCGGGTGCTGCGCACCGCCGTGACCGAAGTCGGCGAGGACGGCACGCTGCCGCTCGCCGAACGCGACCACGTCGTGGGCGTGTACGGGGACCGCGCGGGGGACGGCTGGCAGCGGCTCGACGTGCGCGACAGCCGGGTGGACGCCGCCCCCGGCACCCGCATACGCGTCGTGACCTGGCGCGACACCGCCTTCGACTACCTCGACCCGCACGCCTGCTCCCTGCTGCTCGACGCCGTGCACGGCGAGTTCGAGCGCCGCCTCGGCGACCGCCTCGGCAACGTCATCACCGGCAGCTTCCAGGACGAGCTGCCCGCCATGCCCACGTGGTCGGCCCGGTTCGCGGCCGAGTTCCAGCGCCGCAGGGGTTACGACCTGCTCGATCACCTGCCGTCGTTGTGGGAACGAGGGGGTGACGCCGACGACGCCGTACGAGCCGACTACCACCTCGTGCGCACCGAACTGGCCGAGGAGGCGTTCTTCCGGCCGCTCGGTGAGTGGCACGAACGGTGGGGCATGCTCGTCGGCGCCGACCAGACCAACCCGGCCCGCGCCGGCTGGCCCACCCAGAGCTCGCAGCTCTACGGCGACTACTTCACGACCCACCGGTGGATCAACGCCGTCGGCAGCGACCACGAGGGCGACGCCCGCGTCCACTCCTCCATGGCCGACCTGTACGGGCATCCGCGCGTGTGGATCGAGTCGTTCCACTCCAGCGGCTGGGGCGGCACGCTCGAGGACACCTGGGACTGGCTGCTCCCGTTCTTCCGCAGCGGCGCCGACCTGTACAACCCGCACGCCGCCTACCTCGACACACGCGCCGGCTGGTTCGAATGGGCGCCGCCGGGAACCGACTTCAGGCAGCCGTACTACGCGGTCTACCCGAGCTTCGCCCGCGCGGTCGCGCGCACGTCGGCGCTGCTGACCTGGGGAGACCACGTCGTCGACGTCGGGGTGCTCTACCCCTCGACCACGGGGCACGCGGAACTGGCACCGGACGAGCCGATCGACTACTTCGGCGAGGGACCCATCGGCGGCCCGCACGAACGGGCCGACCGCGCGCACATCACGTACCAGGCACTCACCGGCACGAACAACTGGTTCCGCCACACCCCGAGCCTGCTCGACCGCGCCGGGATCGACTTCGACGTCGTCGACGAGGACTCCCTGCACCGCGCGACGGCAGGCGACGGGCAGTTGCGGGTCGGGGCGCTCGGGTTCCGCACCGTGCTTCTCCCGTCGGTCACCCACCTGCGACCCGGGACGGCGGAGCAACTCGTCGCACTGCTCGACGCCGGGGGACAGGTCGTGGTCGTGGGCGCCGACCCGGTGACGGTGACCGGCCGCGACTCTTCCCCGGCGCTCGCCGCCCTCGTCGAACACCCCAAGCTGGTCCACGCAGACACACCGGAGCAGGCGGTCCGGCTGACCGCGGACGCCGGCACCCCGGCATGGGCGCCGCACGGGCTGCGCGCCCGCCGCCGCGGCGATGTCACCGCCGCGTTCGTCCCGGCCGCCGAGCCGAACGCGACCGCGTACCCGCTGCGCCAGGACCCGGACTCACTGCACTGGGACGAGATCGACTTCGACCCCGGCCGGTACGCGGCACGCACCCACGTGGACGTGGCGGGTCCGGTGGCCGAGGCGGAGGTGTGGAACCCGGCGACGGGCGAACGCCGGCCGGCGCCGATCGCTCCCTCGTCGGCGGGCAGCCGTATCGAGGTCGACCTTGCCGGGGCGCCCGCCGTCTTCGTCGTCTGGCGCGCCGGCGAGCGTCGGCCCGAGCACCCGGCGCAGCCCGCCGCCGCGACACCCGCTCCTCCGGTCGTCGAAGAACCGCTCGACGACGGATGGACCCACGAACTCGTCCCCACCCTCGACAACACCTGGGGCGACATGGCGCTGCCCGCCGGCCCGGACGACGTACCACTCGAGGTGTGGCGGATGCGATGGCGCGACGGCGAGGCCGAACCGGTCGACGTCCGCGCCACGTTCGGCCAGCAGGTACTGGTGCACGGCCCGTCGGCCACGCCCCCCGGACCACTGGGCGAGCGAGACGCGGAGCGCGTACGCCAGGGTGCCGAACTCGCAGACCCTGACTGGCAGTTGCACCGTTTCTCGGCGTCCCGCGGACTCGACACCGACCACGGACACCGGTACGAGCCGAAGGGGTTCGTGCCCGAGGAATTCCTGGTGCTGCCCGCGCCCGGCGAGGGCGAACACCTCTCCGTCCGTACGGTGTTGAGGGTGGAAGAGCCCGGGCCGTACCTCCTCACCGTCGCCGCACCGGCGGCGAAGCAGGTGTGGTTCGACGGGGTGCCGTGCACGGCCGACGGCGACCGGTACGCCACGACGATGCCCGTACGGTTCTCCGGCCGAACCGCCGTACTGGAGTACCGGGTGGGCGCCGGTGAACTGCCGGCCACGGTGCACGGGAACCACCCCGAGACCCTCGGGTCGTGGTTCATGCTCGAACGCCCCCAACAGCACGTGGAGCGGCCCGAGTTCATCGCCCCCGGCCAGGTGGCAGGCGGCGAGGGCGACGTACGAACCCGGTTCCGCACACCGTCCGACGCCGACGGCGTCACCCTGGTCACCGGCTCCACTGCCGCGCTGCGCATCGAGCTCGACTCGGTGCCCGTCGCCCGCCAGGAGAAGGTGCAGTACTACGAGAACGACGCGGGCGACCGGCCCATGTTCTTCACCCACCACCTCGGCCCGCTGCCGGCCGGGGAACACGAGTTGCGGGTCGTCGCGGAGACCGCCGACCCCGAGCACGCGGTGTCCGTCGACGCCCTCGTGCACGGGAAGGGCCTCCGGCAGACCGTGGTCAGCGGCCCGGAGTGGACCAGCGGCGCGGATGGGCCGCCGGCCCGCGTGAAACGGGGCCTCGGCGCCGGACTCACCCACACGCACACGGCGCGCCGCCCGCACCCGCTGCCCGATGCCGCCTGGCTGACCGGGCGGCCGCAGGTCGGGGAGCCCGCGGTCCGCTTCTCGGCCGCCCGCTCCGCGGCCCCGCGCCTCCAGGAGTTCGAGGTCCTGCTGCCTGCGGGCGCGGTCGAGGCATCGCTCCCGGTGCCGGTCGAGAGCGCCGAGCTCGCCGGTGCCGCCGTGTCCGTCGAAGCCGGGCGCCTCACGCTGGACCGCCCCTTGGACCGCCCGGCCACGCTGATCGTGCGCACCGCCCCTCGCGCGTTCGACGTCGGCGGGGCGGCGTGGGACGGCCCGCTCGTGGTGCGCACGGAGTCCTTCGTGGGCCCGTTCGAGGACTGGCGGGACGCCGGACTCGGCGCCTGGAGCGGCGCCGTGCGCTCCACGCGGTCGATCCACGTGGCCGAGAGGGAGCGCGTCCGCCTCGACCTGGGCCGTGTCCGCGGTGCCGTCGTGATCGCGGTCGACGACAACGCGGTGGGCGAACTCTTCTGCAGCCCCTTCGCCCTGGATCTGGGTGAACTCGCCCCCGGAGAACACCGGTTGACGGTCACCGTGTACGGCACGCTCGCGCCACGCCTCGACTCGATCAGCCCGACCCACTTCCTGCGACCGTCTCAACTCCACACCGGTGTACGTGGCCCGGTCCGACTCACCCGCCGAAGCGTGGGCGGTGATGCCCACGTGACGTGA
- a CDS encoding response regulator transcription factor, translating into MTIRVLMVDDQEMVRRGMGRILESQPDIEVVGEAADGVAALEQARLLRPDVALMDVRMPRMDGLEVTRRLLEPASGLTTKVVVVTTFDLDEYVYPALRYGASGFLLKRSGPTLLVEAVRAAMVGDSLISPSITVRLLRHVTGNGASAGAGSARPAMVEPLTKREIEVAGKVAEGLTNADIAGEMFISPGTVKTHVASIQRKLGVRNRVGIAVRAWEMGYAPS; encoded by the coding sequence GTGACGATTCGTGTGCTGATGGTGGATGACCAGGAGATGGTGCGCCGCGGAATGGGGCGGATCCTCGAGAGTCAACCGGACATCGAAGTGGTCGGTGAGGCCGCCGACGGAGTGGCCGCACTGGAACAGGCCCGCCTGCTGCGGCCCGATGTCGCTCTCATGGACGTGCGCATGCCCCGGATGGATGGACTCGAGGTCACCCGCAGGCTGCTCGAACCCGCCTCCGGGCTCACCACGAAGGTCGTCGTTGTGACGACCTTCGACCTGGACGAGTACGTGTATCCGGCGCTGCGCTACGGCGCTTCAGGCTTCCTGCTCAAGCGCTCGGGGCCCACGCTGCTCGTGGAGGCGGTCCGTGCGGCCATGGTGGGGGACAGCCTCATCAGTCCCTCGATCACGGTCCGGCTGCTGCGCCATGTCACAGGCAACGGAGCTTCCGCTGGGGCGGGTTCGGCGCGGCCGGCGATGGTCGAACCGCTCACCAAGCGGGAGATCGAGGTCGCTGGAAAGGTGGCCGAGGGCCTGACCAACGCCGACATCGCCGGCGAGATGTTCATCTCGCCGGGCACCGTCAAGACACATGTCGCGAGCATCCAGCGCAAGCTCGGTGTCCGCAACCGGGTCGGCATCGCCGTCCGGGCCTGGGAGATGGGGTACGCCCCTTCCTAG
- a CDS encoding sensor histidine kinase, producing MMRTTPIGLGRRRALWCGLTLVLLGLPAFLGPPMALLLALVAVATVLAALVPWPLGPVTLVRAGYVVAVLSLAVDLGYRGQQGLTLLWMPFEFAALLVLTARLVRREPRPVLPGATLAIAALVLPLRFTVRNPESGTNGSLLMLVLTLVPVLCAVGIGMRLRTTDTRSRLAVLEARRDQRLHMARVLHDFVAHELTGMVLEVQAARTSAYDPGEYDAFLARLEESGLRALDQMDRTLDTLRQAEQLPAHGGAADEPAEAPTRVHGLVDLPDLTERFSASTSIPTELDLDETLVGTLRRESDETAYTLVLEALTNVRRHAAGATSVRVGVRRDAEDRLCVKVIDNGGQSSPLVGDRDGGGTGLAGLDERFALLGGGLEAGPDGTGWQVTGILPLL from the coding sequence ATGATGCGAACCACACCCATCGGACTCGGGCGCCGGCGCGCCTTATGGTGCGGGCTGACGCTCGTCCTGCTGGGGCTGCCGGCGTTCCTCGGACCGCCCATGGCCCTGCTGCTCGCCCTGGTCGCGGTCGCCACCGTGCTGGCCGCCCTCGTGCCCTGGCCTCTGGGCCCGGTCACCCTGGTCCGGGCCGGATACGTGGTCGCCGTCCTCTCACTTGCCGTGGACCTCGGGTACCGGGGGCAGCAGGGGCTCACTCTGCTGTGGATGCCCTTCGAGTTCGCCGCACTGCTGGTGCTCACCGCACGCCTCGTACGCCGCGAACCCCGCCCGGTGCTCCCGGGTGCGACCCTCGCGATCGCCGCACTGGTGCTCCCACTGCGCTTCACCGTGCGCAACCCCGAGTCGGGCACCAACGGGTCCCTGCTCATGCTGGTGCTCACGCTGGTCCCCGTGCTCTGCGCGGTCGGCATCGGCATGCGGCTGCGTACCACGGACACCCGAAGCCGCCTGGCGGTTCTTGAGGCCCGCAGGGACCAGCGGCTGCACATGGCCCGCGTCCTGCACGACTTCGTCGCCCATGAACTGACCGGCATGGTCCTGGAGGTGCAGGCGGCACGCACCAGCGCCTACGACCCGGGCGAGTACGACGCCTTCCTCGCCCGGCTGGAGGAGTCGGGACTGCGGGCCCTCGATCAGATGGACCGCACCCTGGACACCCTGCGCCAGGCCGAGCAACTGCCCGCGCACGGCGGAGCCGCCGATGAGCCGGCCGAGGCTCCGACCCGGGTCCACGGACTCGTCGACCTGCCCGACCTCACGGAGCGCTTCTCGGCATCCACGTCCATTCCGACCGAACTCGACCTGGACGAGACGCTGGTGGGCACCCTGCGTCGGGAGAGCGACGAAACCGCGTACACCCTGGTCCTTGAGGCGCTGACGAACGTACGCCGTCATGCGGCGGGAGCGACCTCAGTGAGGGTCGGTGTACGCCGGGACGCCGAGGACCGGTTGTGCGTGAAGGTCATCGACAACGGTGGTCAGAGCAGCCCGCTGGTCGGGGACCGGGACGGCGGCGGCACCGGCCTCGCGGGTCTCGACGAGCGGTTCGCCCTGCTGGGCGGGGGACTTGAGGCCGGACCCGACGGCACGGGCTGGCAGGTCACCGGCATCCTGCCGCTCCTGTAG
- a CDS encoding ABC transporter ATP-binding protein, translating into MLELIDITKVYRGGKRAVDGMTLRMESGMVGLLGPNGAGKSSLMRIASTVTRPTSGQVVFNGTDVVAKPDVLRQALGYLPQDFGVYPNLTSREFLSYLAAAKGLSARSARARIDELLQLVNLTEAVKRPLGKYSGGMMRRVGIAQALLADPQVIIVDEPTAGLDPEERVRFRNLLSDLAADRVVMLSTHIVSDVESVAADIAVVAQGRLLRRGSPEDLLAAVDGWVWDVLVDPADVAAVRERHLVSRMVRTTSGVRVRLITHVPPYATAQPVTPDLEDAYLAIVNQVGPKSSEFTSQDRTVDLRGGW; encoded by the coding sequence ATGCTGGAACTCATCGACATCACGAAGGTCTACCGGGGCGGCAAGCGTGCCGTGGACGGGATGACCCTGCGCATGGAGAGCGGAATGGTCGGCCTGCTCGGCCCCAACGGCGCCGGCAAGTCCTCGCTCATGCGGATCGCCTCCACCGTCACCCGCCCCACCAGCGGGCAGGTCGTGTTCAACGGCACCGACGTGGTGGCCAAACCGGACGTGCTGCGTCAGGCCCTCGGCTACCTGCCGCAGGACTTCGGCGTCTACCCGAACCTGACCTCACGGGAGTTCCTCTCCTACCTGGCCGCGGCCAAGGGCCTGTCCGCCCGCTCCGCACGCGCACGTATCGACGAACTTCTCCAACTGGTCAACCTGACAGAGGCAGTCAAACGACCCCTGGGCAAGTACTCCGGGGGCATGATGCGCCGCGTCGGCATCGCCCAGGCATTGCTCGCCGACCCGCAAGTGATCATTGTCGACGAGCCCACCGCGGGCCTCGACCCCGAAGAACGCGTCCGCTTCCGCAACCTGCTCAGCGATCTGGCCGCGGACCGCGTGGTCATGCTCTCCACCCACATCGTCTCCGACGTCGAGTCGGTCGCCGCCGACATCGCGGTCGTCGCACAGGGGCGGCTACTGCGCCGTGGCTCCCCCGAGGACCTCCTCGCCGCGGTGGACGGCTGGGTGTGGGACGTCCTCGTGGACCCGGCCGATGTCGCCGCCGTACGGGAGCGTCACCTCGTCTCCCGGATGGTGCGCACCACCAGCGGTGTACGGGTGCGGCTGATCACTCATGTGCCGCCGTACGCCACGGCGCAGCCAGTCACTCCCGACCTTGAGGACGCCTATCTGGCGATCGTCAACCAAGTCGGCCCGAAGAGCAGCGAGTTCACCTCGCAGGACCGGACCGTGGACCTGAGGGGCGGCTGGTGA
- a CDS encoding ABC transporter permease codes for MGALFRLAAADFWDRVRRPAYAAILCAAVVLGYLATPGKDAGWVVMQIGRYRGEYNSAYIGMVVALAGAVWLCLGGFYVVRNAISRDESTGVGRLLAATPISNATYLLAKFLSSVLVLASMLGVLVVTAVVMQLARGEVLAIDPVELLKPFVLIALPLMVFTAAAALLFETIPLLRAGLGNILWFFIWAFIAIGGQSPNAPLGGIGVHGVVQSLGGDMRAQGIDPSKVGEFSLGLTLVDKPLDTFVWHGFGPDADYLLSRFALVLIAAALVLVPALWFPRFDPARGREVADPARQNRADDSRTFPGTPAVVLYEEPGAAGPDAFGGVPKTPVKRGNGALRLLFGEVRILIQGVPLWWWGGVLALAAISQMITPATGVARFLLPMCWIWPVLIWSRLGTQRHESGVEAILGAYPTARRRIASEWAAGFLLTAVAGIGPAVRMATGSDTTGLFHWFLGALFIPSFALVLGTLSRTHRLFQAAYLPLWYGTVNGITPLDFMGALRGPDGVPVGMSPGLLIGSTAVMLAIVFASSAARRAAS; via the coding sequence ATGGGTGCTCTCTTCCGGCTCGCGGCAGCCGACTTCTGGGACCGGGTGAGGCGCCCGGCGTACGCGGCGATCCTCTGCGCCGCGGTCGTTCTGGGCTACCTCGCAACGCCCGGCAAGGACGCCGGCTGGGTCGTGATGCAGATCGGCCGCTACCGAGGCGAGTACAACAGCGCCTACATCGGCATGGTCGTCGCCCTCGCGGGCGCGGTCTGGCTCTGTCTCGGTGGTTTCTATGTCGTACGCAATGCCATCTCCCGCGATGAGAGCACCGGTGTGGGACGGCTGCTCGCGGCCACCCCGATCAGCAACGCCACCTATCTCCTGGCGAAGTTCCTGAGCAGTGTGCTGGTCCTGGCCTCCATGCTGGGTGTGCTCGTGGTCACCGCGGTGGTCATGCAGCTGGCGCGTGGCGAGGTCCTGGCCATCGATCCCGTGGAACTGCTCAAGCCCTTCGTGCTGATCGCACTGCCCCTCATGGTGTTCACCGCGGCCGCGGCGCTCCTTTTCGAGACCATCCCGCTGCTGCGGGCGGGGCTCGGCAACATCCTCTGGTTCTTCATCTGGGCGTTCATCGCCATCGGCGGGCAGTCGCCCAACGCCCCGCTCGGCGGGATCGGTGTGCACGGCGTCGTGCAGTCGCTCGGCGGTGACATGAGGGCCCAGGGCATCGACCCCTCCAAGGTCGGCGAGTTCAGTCTCGGCCTGACCCTGGTGGACAAGCCGCTCGACACGTTCGTCTGGCACGGCTTCGGCCCCGATGCCGACTATCTGCTCTCGCGGTTCGCCCTGGTCCTGATCGCGGCAGCCCTTGTCCTCGTCCCGGCCTTGTGGTTCCCGCGCTTCGACCCGGCGCGCGGTCGTGAGGTGGCTGATCCGGCGCGGCAGAATCGTGCCGACGACTCCCGGACCTTCCCGGGCACCCCTGCCGTCGTCCTGTACGAGGAGCCCGGCGCCGCCGGCCCCGATGCCTTCGGTGGCGTCCCCAAGACGCCGGTCAAGCGCGGGAACGGGGCCCTGCGCCTGCTGTTCGGGGAGGTGCGCATCCTGATCCAGGGCGTTCCGCTCTGGTGGTGGGGCGGAGTCCTCGCACTCGCCGCGATCTCCCAGATGATCACCCCCGCGACGGGCGTCGCCAGGTTCCTGCTGCCGATGTGCTGGATCTGGCCCGTGCTGATCTGGTCCCGGCTCGGCACCCAGCGCCATGAATCCGGGGTCGAGGCGATCCTCGGCGCCTACCCCACAGCCCGTCGCCGCATCGCCTCCGAGTGGGCAGCAGGCTTCCTGCTCACCGCGGTCGCGGGCATCGGACCGGCCGTGCGGATGGCCACCGGATCGGACACCACGGGCCTCTTCCACTGGTTCCTCGGCGCGTTGTTCATTCCCTCCTTCGCTCTGGTCCTCGGCACGCTCAGCCGTACCCACCGCCTCTTCCAGGCCGCCTATCTGCCCCTCTGGTACGGCACGGTCAACGGCATCACGCCGCTCGACTTCATGGGCGCCCTCCGCGGGCCCGACGGAGTGCCGGTCGGCATGTCCCCGGGCCTGCTCATCGGCAGCACCGCGGTGATGCTCGCCATCGTCTTCGCCTCGAGCGCGGCCCGACGCGCGGCTTCGTGA
- a CDS encoding HIT family protein, with protein MGGRGQGWLGTVCWGCGLGVDEACSDGRGLALLLAAGQSPNLEPEYDCAGVSTRQQNEPAGGQTVWHFHQHLFPRYPGDDLYASAPQPDALPAERRRAYAERLRAALKS; from the coding sequence ATGGGTGGGCGGGGACAAGGGTGGCTTGGGACGGTGTGCTGGGGCTGCGGGCTTGGCGTCGACGAGGCGTGTTCCGACGGGCGCGGCTTGGCGCTGCTCCTGGCTGCTGGTCAGTCACCGAACCTGGAGCCCGAATACGACTGTGCGGGCGTCTCCACTCGCCAGCAGAACGAGCCCGCCGGCGGCCAAACCGTCTGGCATTTCCACCAACACCTCTTCCCTCGCTACCCCGGCGACGATCTCTACGCTTCGGCTCCGCAGCCCGACGCGCTCCCCGCCGAACGCCGCCGCGCCTACGCGGAGCGCCTGCGCGCCGCACTCAAGTCCTAG
- a CDS encoding ROK family transcriptional regulator, protein MDTAREAVQAERAANQVACLGVLAEADGARTIGVISEATGLSRPTVGAVLDDLVDLGMVEGVSAATAGPGRPARAFRFAREGGLVAGVDLGPRGARAVICDLSGRRAGYAEVPPHKHADLALISRALDAAAGSSDLDHDLGRLRAVGVALPGVVETDGRLRASLALPDLVGLPVAELLAKDLGRPVVVDNDIKLAGLAEQRAGAGRGYSDVVYLQIGHRLSVSVVLDGSIRQGSHRLAGELGAQRGMRWTRNARRGQLVWSSRPTSAQVLSAAAAGDADAQAEVEDFCAQIAERVATVLLVVDPEVVVVRGGAAKDVGALLRPLEAAIEKELVFPERPSFVASGLGREAVVLGAVGNAFDQCGSEIYGVHGYPSPWARITHDVEGITK, encoded by the coding sequence ATGGACACTGCACGGGAGGCCGTTCAGGCGGAGCGGGCGGCGAATCAGGTTGCGTGTCTGGGGGTGTTGGCCGAGGCCGATGGGGCGCGCACGATCGGTGTGATCAGTGAGGCCACCGGCCTGTCGCGGCCGACGGTGGGTGCCGTTCTCGACGACCTCGTCGACCTCGGAATGGTCGAGGGTGTCAGCGCTGCGACGGCAGGGCCCGGCCGGCCTGCCCGTGCTTTTCGGTTCGCGCGTGAGGGCGGCCTTGTCGCCGGGGTCGACCTGGGGCCCCGAGGGGCGCGCGCGGTCATCTGTGACCTGTCCGGTCGCCGGGCCGGTTACGCGGAAGTGCCGCCCCACAAGCACGCCGACCTCGCGTTGATTTCGCGCGCGCTCGACGCCGCGGCCGGTTCGTCCGACCTTGACCACGACCTCGGACGGCTGCGTGCGGTCGGTGTCGCGCTGCCCGGTGTCGTCGAGACGGACGGGCGGCTGCGTGCCAGTCTCGCGCTGCCGGACCTGGTCGGTCTGCCGGTCGCGGAGCTGCTGGCGAAGGACCTCGGCCGGCCCGTGGTCGTGGACAACGACATCAAGCTGGCCGGTCTCGCGGAGCAGCGCGCGGGCGCGGGCCGCGGATATTCCGATGTCGTCTATCTGCAGATCGGTCACCGGCTGTCCGTGTCGGTCGTGTTGGACGGTTCGATCCGGCAGGGCAGTCATCGCCTCGCGGGCGAACTCGGTGCGCAGCGCGGCATGCGCTGGACGCGGAACGCGCGGCGAGGGCAGTTGGTCTGGTCGTCGCGCCCGACGAGCGCGCAGGTGCTGAGCGCCGCCGCCGCGGGCGACGCCGACGCGCAGGCCGAAGTCGAGGACTTCTGCGCGCAGATCGCCGAGCGGGTCGCGACCGTGCTGCTGGTGGTCGACCCCGAGGTCGTGGTCGTGCGGGGCGGCGCGGCGAAGGACGTAGGAGCGCTGCTGCGGCCGCTCGAAGCCGCGATCGAGAAGGAGTTGGTCTTTCCCGAGCGTCCGTCGTTCGTCGCGTCCGGTCTGGGGCGCGAGGCAGTGGTGCTCGGTGCCGTCGGCAACGCGTTCGACCAGTGCGGTTCGGAGATCTACGGAGTCCACGGCTATCCCAGCCCATGGGCCCGCATCACACACGACGTGGAGGGGATCACCAAGTGA